The genomic segment TCTGGTCAAGGGCGTGCCGCCCTGTGACCTCTTATTGATGTTCTGCTGCTAGCAGAAAGCACCCATCAGATTCTGAATAAGTGTGACCTGCTCAAGGTTATTTTGCAGTGTTATTGATCTTATTGGCGGCCTCTTAAAGAGAGCTTTATAAAGGAGTGATAGTCAGCATTTTTGTCTTTGATACTTGTATACCTAATGCTTTGTCACTTCTTCCTTTTGAAGTTTCACCTCTTATGTACAGTGTAGGAAGtgatgtatacatactgtagatctgcgCTGTGTCTTACACAGGACACCCTTCTTTGTACATAAAAGAAAGGAAGGATATATTCCCCATGTATTTCCTACTGCATCCTGCAAGGGTGTGGGAAATTAAGATGCACAGAAAACGTTTAGAAATGGAGGATATCTCTTAGGCTGCCTTTTGTCTTCTGAAGCTGAGGGCTAAGGTTCGGAAACGGCAGGAAGGCAAATCGACGGATCACCACAGCAGCTGTGCATGTTCCCGATTGGGAATTTGCATGTGAATTTCAATTGAGAAAACACTTTGGTCTTCCTTACTTTGAATCCTGTTTGcatgttttgtgtatgtttAACCATTTGAGCTTTTAAGTCTTTGCACAAAATAATCTGTCCAACGTACATTTAATAACACATCTGCCAGCTCCAACTCAATCCGGAGAATTGGTTCAGTTCTGACACGGATTGATTGCTTCATCAGGGAAACCTGTTTTCCCAACCGTTCTTCCCGTACAGCAATGTTAATACTTAAATGATCCCTTTGGTTTCCTGACTGTCTTTTAGACAGCCACACGACCCTGGGGCTTTGTGAAAGGGCACCATTTATTTATATAACGTGCACAGGAGGGGGAGACATCATAATGTCCGGAGTGGCTCCTCAGAAGCATGTTAATGTGGCAGGTCAAGTAGTTATTGTCAAAGCTCATGAAGTGATCACTCTTAATTTGTTGCCGATCTAGAGCTAGAGACTGCTGCAGCAGACAGGGCTGAACAGGTGCCTGATGCACTGCCTTCAGTGACTGTCAGTACAGCCTGTGGGCAGCCACAGACCTGGTGCACTCTGGAGGACAGGTTGGAGTAGGGGCTCTCCATGAATTCTCCATTGTACCTCAGCTGTTACTTTTGCATGggttgattttttgtttttttctaggagcgtgtttttcttttaaaatttgattttaaCCCCTAactgttctgtcatgtttttttttcccccctcagtGGGAGACAAGGTTCCAGCTGACATTAGATTGTCTTCGATCAAGTCCACGACCCTGAGAGTAGACCAGTCTATTCTGACAGgtaacttgattttttttccccgatGTTTTGTTCTCACCCACGCATGGTATTCGACGAGGGCCAGTGCAGATTCCGGAattggattttgggtcccatcAAAATCGAAGGCTGAAGAAGGGAGCTGCTGCATTGCATTAATTGATTTGAATGGAGCCTCTATAGAAGCTTGTTAAAATTCTCAGGCACCACAAATGGCTGTCCTGATAACATTTGTTAAGTTTTGAAGGACTGGTGACTTATGAGTCACTGTTcttaagggtttttttttccactgtaccCTCATTAattgacattttcattttccaggattaagcttttcatttttttaaatgagctaTTAACATCCATTTTAAGCTTACATATAAACCTCTCATTATCCATGGAAAATCAGTGAGGTGCATCATGAGATCACCACTATGCTCAGGATGAAGTGTCCTAGTACCTCCTACTCGTTTAAATGCTGTTACTCTTCcaggccttttttttttttgaaaggcCAGATCTTGTGTGGATGGCTGGGTTGTAAAATGGCCCCAGTCTCTGTCCTATTTTGACCTAACGCAAGCGCACTTTGAAGATTTGCTGTTTGAGGCCTGTTGAGGTACTGCGTTTCACCCGTTGGAGATCTCACTGCAGTAGCTGATTTTTTACCGAAATACTCCACAGTATTTCCTGCAGCTTCCTTCAAACATTGGCCACCGCAAAAGAATGAACTAAGTCAGTAATTTGATGCTTTGTCCaaatgatggtgtttgcctttGAAGAATTCTTCACTTGAATTGGTACATGACACTAATTTTATTTGCAAGTTCCTGAATTATATTTCAGATTTAGTGATCCAAATTAGATTTATAATTCAACCGAATGATATCACAGATGTTTTTAGTGATCCCTGGGCTACTCTTTTGTGAAATGCTGGAATCGCTCTCTTTCAATAAAACGTCGAagaaattgagttttttttttaacatggtcTGCTGATGCAGCTTATAGTGATGGTAAGGAATtcacttcatttctcctcgTGAAGACGTCAGTGACTTCTGGTCCACCCACTGTATCAACACAAGCACTTTGAACGGATTACTGTGCTGTTGCCTATAATTGGTAGCAGTCcgaaaagtttttttcttgttctttattTCTTATGCATGCGTATCTTTCTGTTGGGAGATGTGGTATTTAAGATTACACAGTGACTTCTACTAGCCCATGTATATTCCTGAGAGGATTCCCGGATGTAAATTGCTCATCTTGACTTGAAAGAGCAGGGGAGTGCAGAGTGAAGCTGTCTGTTCTCGGCGCTCCGACTGACATCCACCTCTGTTCCTTCCCTGGCTCTAGGAGAGTCGATTTCGGTCATCAAGCACACCGACCCTGTTCCTGATCCCCGCGCTGTCAACCAGGACAAGAAGAACATGCTCTTCTCCGTACGTATCTCCTGGGGCATGCCCCTTAGAGTTGAATAATTGAACTTTTTGGGGTTTGTTTTAGAGAGCTGTAAAAAACCCAAAACTTTACAGACCTGTTAGCAGATGAGTAGCTCTGTGGGTTCTCTGTGGGGTTCTTGTAGTTGCAAGGGGCTTAAACTTTCAAGACCTTGTTCCCTAAATAACCAGTCCAGTGCTGGTATTTTATCCATTTTGGCCTCGTTGTGACCCCGTTGCATTGTGCTATCCCCGAGAGAGGGATGGGATCTTTTTTAATGTTCTGCACATCAGTTATTTCCTGGTTTGTCCTTGCAGTGTTTTCATGTGATGCGTTGTGTTCTATTCTGGACTCTCTGCCTTCATGGAATCAGGAGAGTAGGACGTTATCCCCAAAGTGCTTTGCTGCCTGCAGAATTGGGCACGTGGGAGTGGTGGTGACGACAGTCGTTTTCTTCCTAGGGTACCAACATTGCGGCTGGCAAGGCGGTGGGCGTGGTGGTCGCCACCGGAGTGAACACGGAGATCGGCAAGATCCGCGACGAGATGGTCTCGACGGAGCAGGAGAAGACGCCGCTGCAGCAGAAGCTGGACGAGTTCGGCGAGCAGCTGTCCAAGGTCATCTCCCTGATCTGCATCGCCGTGTGGATCATCAACATCGGCCACTTCAACGACCCCGTGCACGGCGGCTCCTGGATCCGTGGCGCCGTCTACTACTTCAAGATTGCCGTGGCCCTGGCCGTGGCCGCCATCCCCGAGGGGCTGCCCGCCGTCATCACCACCTGCCTGGCGCTGGGCACCCGCCGCATGGCCAAGAAGAACGCCATCGTGCGCAGCCTGCCCTCCGTCGAGACCCTGGGCTGCACCTCCGTCATCTGCTCCGACAAGACTGGCACCCTCACCACCAACCAGATGTCCGTGTGCAGGGTGAGGTTTGATGTTGGGGCCCTTGCCGTGACCTTTCTGTGACTTGACGGTACACATTTGACAAAGCCAGGTGGGAGTAGGGTTCGGTACTGACCATGTGGCGTTGGCCTCAGGTTCCAGTGAGGTTGCCGAGTTGCTTTAGAGCTGCCCGGGTTAAGTCCCAGTTTATAATTCCAGAATAGATGGGTGGAAAAAGAATGCTGTGTGATGCTGTACAGCATAACACAACTTGATTTTAAAGAGCGCCATTCAGTAGTCAAGAATGGATACTCTTTTCTTGTCCTTCTCTTTGTTATTTAATAAGATAATTACAAGTGAGCAAAAGCTGCATTTTATTCATGAATGGTTATTTCTCATCTGACCATGCTATAAAGGTATAAGAAGAGTGGATTGCACATCCATGTGCCTTTTTACAGATTGAAAATGCGCTAGCACTCGGGATAAATTTGAGAAAAGGCAGTTGACCCACAGACTGTGCTGCATGTCCATGTGTTTGTGACCACAAAACACCTGCATCTGAGGGTGACAGAGCCCTGTCTGGAGCCACCTGGCTGGTTTAGCCCCGCTGTAATccggtatttaaaaataatccttTATTTAGCCAGATAAGTCAGTTGAGAAGGAACTCTCCGTTCCGATGACGAGCTGTCCGAGAGGCTGGCAGTCCTGCTGCCCGGTCAGGCGGGGCAGGACGTGCCATCTCGGTCCTGGGGGGACTGTGCTGAGGCACGAGGCCTGCCCTGGGCTGGCGCAGGAGAAACGCACTGCTCCACGGCGCTGTGACTAATCTGTATTCAGCAGCCAGGTTACTTGCAGTGGTGTTGCGTAACTGACCTTGTGCTAAACAGGCGTTCATTCAGCCCCGCGCCTCCCCACCTCTCGTTTCAGAGGAATCTGAGCTGGCAGCTATCTGGAACTTGGAGTGACTTCTCCAAGAAGAGCAAGATTATTCTTTTCCttccccttttttttttgtcgtgtttttttttttcagtttgatgGGAAGCAGAGGTACCGCTAAACTAAGAGCGTCAATTTAAATAGAACggctaaaaaaacattcaggtcatgTTATAAAGCTCAATATATGAAGAAAACACTGAACAGTCTTGCATTTTGTACCCTGCAGAAATCAGTTAGATTGTAAGGCATGTGAACGGTAAAAGTAGTAATATCTGAATCCCGATTCAAATAGTGTGGAGATTTCAAACGTCTaagccactttttttttttgtccgtgGCTAAAAGTATGTGTAATTTCTCATTACATATTGTAAATCGTTCCGATTTGTTCAGCATGCTTTGATCCAAGGCAGGGCAATCGGGACGGATGAGCATTGTGAGCACTGGGTTTCGTGTGAAATCCCGATTCACATGGCTGCCAGTCTGTCGTgatgcttaaaaaaaaatagacggTTCTAAATTTAGCGAGCCTGTGCAAAATCGAATTTACATTTTTAGCAGATGACGTCTCGGCTCTTTGAAGTTCCGCCCTGCGGTCCCTGCGGCGGCAGAGGAGCCTCGCGGCTCCTTTGTCCTTAACGGATCTCGCCTTTCTCCGCCGAGCGCCGATGTCGGGAAGATGAATGTCCCCTGTCAGCCCGTACTGCTGGCTGAAAGATCCAGGCCCGTCTGCCTTCCTGCGGGAGTAGAAACACAGCCCTGCTGCTGGCTTCCCCCAGGAACTGAAACAAGTGCCGTTCTCGGTGGGCGTGAGACTTCATGCTGGATCATTATCCTGCTGCTACAGGTTACATCAAGACTTGGCCTAGTTAGAAAAGCACAGGGATCCGCCGGTTACTGCATTTCTTACCTCCTCCCCTCAACTCGAATGTACCTGAAGACTCTCCCTCCTCCGTCGCCTTTTCACAATTGAGGGACCCGTTTGCTGGTGCGGAATAGTTTTTCCCTTTCCCCTGCCGATTCCGAGTGCATGTACAACCTTCCAGAATATTCTGTGCACGCCATCCTGTCCGAAAATGTGTGAAAGAAACCAGTATAAAAAAATTGTCCCGTTCATTTGGAAGTGACTGCATTTTTCTGGGATTTCAACTTTAAGGTTAAGgatgatttaaaagaaaaaatctcgGGGTCTCCAGTTTGTTTGAATAAGAACAGAATGCTCTTTAATAACTaaagaaactgtttttgttaATTCTAGGTCATTGTCAAGAAAAGCAAACTGATGTGCACACGTGACACAACAGATAATGCAAAATGTCTTTAATTTCAATTAGGTGTGACAGAACTGTAGCCATAGACAGTCCAAAGTGTTAATAAAAGAAACCACTTGTTCAATGTAATGCAATTTATTTCCGTTTTAGAAGTAAAATAGCACACGTGTGTTGTAGATTAGAAATAGGCCTAAATTATTTATCTTGATCAAAATGTATATGCAATTTGCAATTAAATACAATATAGTGCAACttatatattcattttttagaGCTTTTTGGTTAAATTCGTATCCTGAAAATATCCTTGAATTTCATAAAGTAAATGATATCCCCTTTAAAGCAAATATCAGAATAAAAACCTGAGGATGTTTCATGTTTGGCTGCAACTATTCCGATCTTTCTTTCAGATGTTCATTCTTGACAAAACcgagggagacagctgctctctTAACGAGTTCACGATCACCGGATCTACCTACGCCCCCGAGGGAGAAGTGTGAGTGTGCCAGCCTCTTTACTTGCGGTGCCCTTTCACCGAGGTGCGAGGCAGCTCCGGCGGGGTCTGTCCAGAGCTTTGATCGCAAGCCTGGGTTGTCTGTGAGCGGCGTCCACATGGCCATTTCGCCATCGGCTCGCGTGGGCTAGTAATCTGAAATCCAGGTCGAGTGTGTGGGAGTGTCTTTGCTGCTTTGAAAACGTATCCAAGATTATAGCTTTGGCACAAAGCGAATATACTCGGCGTGCCTAATATTTTCTAGACCATTTCATTCCTTGTTCACTTGAATTCCCAGTTCATCTCAAATGGGTTGTTTAAAAGGGCTTAACTGGAATTCTAAACCTGACCCTTGAAGCAATAAATGGCTGAGGCTGCTGTGAATTGAAAGTTCATCGGGTTGGAACCATAGCTGCGATGTTGGACAGGGGGGTATTTTTTAATacgtttcattttaaatgtttgttcaCTGTTTACTGGACTTAGTTGGGTTATTTCTGTTGTGTAATGAAATGAGTGTGCTGGTCCTGTGTTGACTAGTTGGTACTGGCTAACCTTACTTTAGACGTATTCCCTTTGGACGTTTGTCTAAAACTTTATGTAGTACAATATATATGGACTTTATATAGTACCTGGGGTTTAGAGGTTCTGAGGATTCATGACGGATCTTCTTGTAAACTAGGCATGGGTTATGGATAGATTCTGCATTGACTTGGCATGTGAGCTTTGAgcagtttgtttttcaaagccaCCTCTGtgtttctggtttgtttttagAAAGGCCTGTCTTTGGGCTCCTGGTTCATAAACAGTTCTCAGCTCCCATCAGGTCATAGAGGGACTAAAAGACAGTTCCTaaaagacagttttttttatacagtgtaTTTTCTATACAGAGCTAACACCATTATTAATGGCTCAGATACATcctcaacatttaaaataagtcaactgtaaataaaataaagcttctGAGAATTCGGGAACAAGATACTCCCTGCTAGTTTTAAATGAAGACCTGCACTTGTAAGGTCCTTTTGACATTGATTAAAATTGTCCATCCATGTCCTATTAATCTGGTGAAGTCCTATAGTGATTGGAGAGTTCCATGGCATTGGAGTGAGGAGTTTGGATTTCCGGGTGTATTCAGGGTGATGCTCGTCTGGAGTTCTGAAATGGGGATGGTCAGCTGTGTCACAGATTTTAAGACAGagggttccccccccccccccccccatgagAGTGGAGCAGATGCAGACTTGGATAAGACCAGATCCAGAGTTTGTCGTTTCTTTTACCATTGGCAAAATCAGTGTCCTCTTTCTTACAGGTTTAAGGATGGAAAATTGGTGAGGACCTCTCAGTATGATGGCTTAGTGGAACTGGCAACTATCTGTGCTCTCTGCAATGACTCCTCCCTGGATTTTAATGAGGTCAGTGCAACAGCCTGCTTCTCCAGCAGGTCCTTAGGTGACCGAACAGTTTGATAAAGCTGTGACTGAGGCAGTGTCAGTACCATGATGCGCTCTGAGATTCTAAGACTACATCTCCTTGTGCAGTAAATGAAAGTCCTGCTTCGATGTTTCCCATGTTAAAGGTGGTGGTAGCTAGATTCTTACATTTGCCTTcacattgtgtttgtgttttatccACAGCACTTGTCTTTGTTCGATAACTAATTGAAAAACAGTGTGTTTTGGTTTTTATACCCCCCTTTCTGAGCAATATTGTGGATAAAAGTCAGCAATATTTATCTTGTAATTTCTCTGCTGCAGAATAGACATGATCCTATAGATTTATAAGCTGATGGGGTTAGTGACATTGTGACCGACTTGACTTCACTTCAGCAGACCATGGTCACTAAATCTCCAGGGAATGAGGAGATGAAGCCCTGGTTTTGTTTGAAGCTAAAGCATTAGGAGTAATGCAGTCAGCACCCAATGCTTTGATGCTCTTAAAGCATTAAAAGGAACGTCAGTCACCACAAGATTGTTCCTTGAGTGACTCCTCTAAGTTTGGTGCCGTCTCTCCTGCAGACAAAAGGGGTGTATGAGAAAGTTGGTGAGGCCACCGAGACAGCCCTCACCTGCCTTGTGGAGAAAATGAACGTCTTTGACACTGAACTCAAAGGACTGACCAAGATTGAGAAAGCCAATGCCTGCAACTCGGTGAGTCTCCTTGTCCCTTGACGTGGTGAATGGTCAGCTTGTCTGTCGTACCTTCCAAGCTCCGAAGCTCTGTCCCTGAAAGTTTAACACTCCAGTGCTCTGTAGCCAAAATGTCTTAAAATCCGCTGAGTGTTGTGCACATTAGAGGTCAGTGACGGGTAGTGCCAAGATGCGTCATTTGAATAAGTCCTTTCTGGAGATGCAGCCTGGCCTCTGTGGGGCTGCCTTTCAAGCCCAAGTGACTGTGTGAAGGTGGTAAAGAATGCTCTTTGTCAATCGTCAGGTGATCAAACAACTGATGAAGAAGGAGTTCACCTTGGAGTTCTCCAGAGACCGAAAGTCCATGTCTGTGTACTGCACGCCCAACAAAGCTCGCTCCTCCATTGGAAAGATGTTTGTTAAGGTAACCAGAGACCTCGCGTGCTGCCCCTCTCTTTTCTTGGTCTCTGTCAGCGTTTCCACAGAAGGGCTTTTCTTCAGTTGACATAACCATCCAGAATCATAAGATGCATGTTTTCATAATGAATTTTAAAACCAGACTGTACTGCGTTTGTCTGCTGATGTAGTCTTGATTCAGCAGTTTCTGAAGTGTTGGGTTGAAACCAGTCCATTTTGAAAGCCATGTGTGGTAGGTGTGTATGAGGGTACTTCCTCAGTGCCTCTGCTGCGTGTTACAGGGTGCCCCTGAAGGAGTGCTCGACAGGTGCACCCATGTTCGAGTGGGCAGCTCCAAAGTGCCCATGACTGCGGGCATCAAGGAGAAGATCATGTCTGTGATCAGGGAGTACGGCACTGGCAAGGACACCCTGCGCTGCCTGGCGCTGGCCACACGAGACAACCCATTGAGGAAGGAGGACCTGGTGCTGGTGGACAGTGCCCGCTTCATCGAGTACGAGGTAAAAGCGCCGCCCTTCTGGACGTGTTGCAGGTGCTCTCACTGCAGAGTACTTGAGGGCAGGACTGCACCTGTGCTGTAAGGCCGAGTAGTTCTGGGGAATTTCTTCTTCTGGGCATTAGGGTCTGTAGTCTGTTCTCATCCATGGAAAAGAGCTTGCACCTTGCATGCAGTGCTATGTAGCTTGCAAGTAGAAAAGACCAGCTGCAGATTAACTTAaacagatgttttctttttcagtaacAATTTTCCTTGCTCTTGTGAATTTGATTAACCAGCTTCAAAGAATGACATGCTCCATACCATAAGTTCGGGTCGTGTACTTGACCCGTTCATTCGTTCCAGATGAGATGGAAAtggtttctgtagtcaaaataaaacaaaccgtTATCGGCAGACAATCTGCTGTCTGATGAGGTGAAATCCTCATAATTGGAATACAGCAATCTAAGCTAATTGGGACATTTGAGAAGGTAGGTTAGTGAGTGGAATGGGACTTGATGGCTCTGTTTCTTGTGCCCAGACGGACCTGACCTTTGTGGGGTGCGTGGGCATGCTGGACCCCCCCAGGACGGAGGTGGCGGCTTCCATCAAGCTGTGCCGGCTGGCGGGAATCCGGGTCATCATGATCACGGGCGACAACAAGGGCACCGCCGTCGCCATCTGCCGTCGCATAGGGATCTTCGGCGAGAACGACGACGTGTCCCTCATGGCCTTCACGGGTCGCGAGTTTGACGACCTGTCTCCCGCGGCCCAGCGGGACGCCGTCATGAACGCGCGCTGCTTCGCCCGAGTCGAGCCCTCCCACAAGTCCAAGATTGTGGAGTTCCTCCAGTCCTTCGACGAGATCACTGCCATGGTGAGCATGACcgtctgggggggggggattgtcCTTCCACCTCGAGTCTGGAGGCCTTCCCTGTGGGGAAGCGTTTCTCGTTCCTCACTCTGTGCCCCCTGTGCCCCGCAGACGGGCGACGGCGTGAACGACGCTCCCGCGCTGAAGAAGGCGGAGATTGGGATCGCCATGGGCTCGGGAACGGCCGTGGCCAAGACCGCCTCCGAGATGGTGCTGGCGGACGACAACTTCTCCACCATCGTGGCGGCGGTGGAGGAGGGCCGGGCCATCTACAACAACATGAAGCAGTTCATCCGCTACCTCATCTCCTCCAACGTGGGCGAGGTCGTCTGGTGAGAGCACAGAGCCACCACGCTGCATTGGCAAACCTGGTTTAGCATTTGCATCATCCTCTCTTCGCCAAGGATAAAAATCCAGAACATGGTTAAAATTCCTTTGGTTAAACAGGCTTGCGAATACCTCTTTCTCAATCCAGTAGAGAGATTGCTTTCGACTTCGAGGGGCTTTGCCGACAAATACGACTCGT from the Lepisosteus oculatus isolate fLepOcu1 chromosome 22, fLepOcu1.hap2, whole genome shotgun sequence genome contains:
- the LOC102698246 gene encoding sarcoplasmic/endoplasmic reticulum calcium ATPase 2, with product MENAHTKTVEEVYSYFNVNESTGLSLDQVKKNKEKWGPNELPAEEGKSLWELVVEQFEDLLVRILLLAACISFVLAWFEEGEETITAFVEPFVILLILIANAIVGVWQERNAENAIEALKEYEPEMGKVYRQDRKSVQRIKARDIVPGDIVEVAVGDKVPADIRLSSIKSTTLRVDQSILTGESISVIKHTDPVPDPRAVNQDKKNMLFSGTNIAAGKAVGVVVATGVNTEIGKIRDEMVSTEQEKTPLQQKLDEFGEQLSKVISLICIAVWIINIGHFNDPVHGGSWIRGAVYYFKIAVALAVAAIPEGLPAVITTCLALGTRRMAKKNAIVRSLPSVETLGCTSVICSDKTGTLTTNQMSVCRMFILDKTEGDSCSLNEFTITGSTYAPEGEVFKDGKLVRTSQYDGLVELATICALCNDSSLDFNETKGVYEKVGEATETALTCLVEKMNVFDTELKGLTKIEKANACNSVIKQLMKKEFTLEFSRDRKSMSVYCTPNKARSSIGKMFVKGAPEGVLDRCTHVRVGSSKVPMTAGIKEKIMSVIREYGTGKDTLRCLALATRDNPLRKEDLVLVDSARFIEYETDLTFVGCVGMLDPPRTEVAASIKLCRLAGIRVIMITGDNKGTAVAICRRIGIFGENDDVSLMAFTGREFDDLSPAAQRDAVMNARCFARVEPSHKSKIVEFLQSFDEITAMTGDGVNDAPALKKAEIGIAMGSGTAVAKTASEMVLADDNFSTIVAAVEEGRAIYNNMKQFIRYLISSNVGEVVCIFLTAALGFPEALIPVQLLWVNLVTDGLPATALGFNPPDLDIMNKPPRNAREPLISGWLFFRYLAIGCYVGAATVGAAAWWFMAADDGPRVTFYQLSHFLQCAPDNPDFQDVDCEVFESPYPMTMALSVLVTIEMCNALNSLSENQSLLRMPPWENIWLLGAICLSMSLHFLILYVEPLPLIFQITPLNVIQWLMVLKISLPVILLDELLKFTARNYLEPARELV